One genomic segment of Besnoitia besnoiti strain Bb-Ger1 chromosome VII, whole genome shotgun sequence includes these proteins:
- a CDS encoding RNA recognition motif-containing protein (encoded by transcript BESB_076110) — MSRSLERGSSSSSGAYQMWLGNIPFDATEEDLKALLSRVGRVIQVRVKYDEGGQSKGFAFCEFPDPETCYLAYVTLNNVDLGGRKLKIDFATDELRQRFGSTGGGAASARAERRKGNPSGAAQQGGEAAEDARAISAAALLGSLQAAAGLAPGESLLGVPCARLGRGRDRHATGGTAAGVSARRAASLAPVALYDGAAAAADIMEILQTFSTSQLLAFLGDIKRLMQESSSACRQLLLAHPAIVYAALHAMYLLAPATAESARAGAETDEGARGGQRSSSLPPPEKRQKLLGGEAAGSQEKAAAFERDVASALERRMGLSVNQLDKARKNRDERVQQLRHAGLSVQFAGPTAQQATGATDPAQSAETGAPALGAQTGQQVGAGAAAPGGSSAPAAALSQPWLGSAAEDPAVPRREGTERAPQLAPPLQTPSAQVGLGLGVSSPPTAVGGGVRSAALPSGAAPGLPPAAHAAAAHGAPSQAVPSSSLPLSAPPAAISRQAPATGARGGAGVQAQQRPSAAPLRKAGEEDSGAQEAPPVPPAGRQAPEAAAAAPAGRESQRPAAAARGAASPGLLQAPAEQPQLPVAHQGAAVPAALAQHPAFAVPPAPDTLVDEVLKSPDILANVLNSKHSTMRSWPPEQRRQVLALQSALLRRGFPVAQ; from the exons ATGAGCCGGTCGCTGGAgcgcggctcctcctcctcttcggggGCGTATCAGATGTGGCTGGGCAACATCCCGTTCGACGCGACGGAGGAAGACCTGAAggctcttctctcgcgcgtcggcagGGTGATTCAGGTGCGCGTCAAATACGACGAAGGCGGACAGAGCAAGGGTTTTGCCTTTTGCGAGTTCCCCGACCCCGAGACCTGCTACCTCGCCTACGTCACGCTGAACAACGTCGACCTGGGCGGCCGAAAGCTGAAGATCGACTTCGCCACCGAcgagctgcgccagcgcttCGGCTccacgggcggcggcgccgcctcggcgcgcgccgagcgcagaAAGGGCAacccctccggcgccgcgcagcagggcggcgaggcggctgaagacgcccgcgctatctccgccgccgcgcttctcggATCCCtccaggccgccgccgggctcgCCCCTGGCGAGAGTCTCCTGGGCGTCCCCTGCGCCAGGCTcgggcgcggtcgcgacCGCCACGCCACGGGGGGGACTGCCGCgggagtctccgcgcgccgcgccgccagtctCGCGCCCGTGGCGCTGTACGacggggctgcagcggcggcggacatCATGGAGATTCTGCAGACCTTCTCGActtcgcagctgctggcgttcCTAGGCGACATCAAGCGCCTGATGCAAGAGAGCTCGTCGGCGTGCcggcagctcctcctcgcccaccCCGCCATCGTCTacgccgccctccacgccATGTatctcctcgcgcccgcgaccgcggagagcgcccgcgcgggcgccgagacagacgaaggcgcccgcggggggcagcgatcgtcctcgctgccgccgccggaaaAGCGGCAGAAACTGctcggcggagaagcggccGGGTCCCAAGAGAAAGCGGCTGCGTTTGAGCGAGATGTCGCCTCAGCACTCGAGAGGCGCATGGGCTTGTCTGTGAACCAGCTTGACAAGGCGCGGAAAAACCGCGACGAGCGtgtccagcagctgcgccacgcAGGCCTCTCTGTGCAGTTCGCAGGCCCGactgcgcagcaggcgactGGTGCCACCGAtccggcgcagagcgcagagaccggcgcgccggccctTGGAGCCCAAACGGGACAACAGGTGGGCGCGGGGGCCGCAGCCCCAGGGGGttcttcggcgcccgcggcggcccttTCTCAGCCCTGGCTGGGCAGCGCCGCTGAGGATCCGGCCGTCCCGAGAAGGGAGGGGACGGAGCGAGccccgcagctcgcgccgcctctgcagacgccgagtGCGCAGGTCGGGCTTGGCTtaggtgtctcctcgcctccgaccgcggtcggaggcggtgtccgctctgcggcgctgccgagcggggcggcgccgggtctgcccccggcggcgcacgcggccgccgcgcacgggGCTCCGTCTCAGGCGGTGCCGAGTAGCTCGCTTCCgctttccgcgcctcctgcggcgatCAGCCGacaggcgcctgcgacgggcgcgcgcggtggTGCAGGCGTCCAGGCTCAGCAGAgaccgagcgccgcgccgctgagaaaggcaggcgaggaggacagTGGAGCCCAGGAGGCCCCCCCTGTCCCTCCGGCGGGCAGGcaggcgcctgaggcggcggcggcggctccggcggGGCGCGAGAGTCAGCggccggcagccgcggcacgaggcgctgcgagtCCGGGGCTTTtgcaggcgcccgcagagcaGCCTCAGCTGCCGGTCGCTCACCAGGGGGCTGCAGTccctgcggctctcgcgcagcATCCCGCATTCGCGGTGCCTCCGGCGCCAGACACGCTCGTTG ACGAAGTCCTGAAGAGCCCAGACATCCTGGCAAA
- a CDS encoding hypothetical protein (encoded by transcript BESB_076120): MLVNAAELPPLKKAAGEARKKPERWRPIDRKPWKAKRGEGEECVADMGREEDGSEKRREARRREKREARGRRRDQTMEGRRTRSSGSLDALRRLLFGCVSAAPSSGDSRGWQRKVLFVTGAGLSVASGVPLYRAASVGEEVSSIRRKRRRPSAAEAPSEASRRAPAAAPRSGRSRARERGFREAEGAGKTPREKGADAQSSRDLPAVVWREEGEGARVRRAADGKAEERTAGAHARGMAATEWGTISAFRREKEKWFSAFWYRAHDPRLFRRAFPSPGHFVLAFLLLSRPSSVLLLTQNVDGLQHVALCILREKLASQVSRATLHGERTLCGGDRHSVACEEGEEKEEEGSGAPSKRVSERGEGGGVVSHGRPEGAAKLACGDGIAMKEVKGVAAAASQTDPLSTLPTAFNLSSSPPPFPPRPVPRDVWVSLAPRGGWWSPTALAQGRHENGDRAAEGDAWREDAQNVFELHGSMYGYRCSGVPPTRAPRARTPLSTRHAGRSPEGGRRRETHAGDGSEAEAALHVETGLSPSSATPTAEAPLADSREEENQARQDEVDCIHRFHVALEEAQVVWRLHTPRGGGVTRAKADVGGNESPRDEDGRGALAGEEEGNLRAPGDRRAAGAAEGSRRGEVGPAQAARATPVPFFSSLAVLPAVSADSGGAAPLSLGSPPAREPRPSTLLPLCPTCGSLCVPLCLWFDETLFVAPHRAFETPAAFSRAFFFLAGLHRRHAAQKVVGSDATETRPRSSLPEVSAASPNSAHRSGCCDNAGIERAEGAEDAGQAPPKGSGDAVGGGLADVKGALCGLLGATGGRTAQDRGGASPRASSAPPQLAGDASLLDLDARAPALVFIGTSFSTASTDWPALLHAEALDARRLFGAQLLRLHERLEEAAAADGGEAEAGVADRGREGASERQGGAAAGSLPPPAVCGGGRQRVANKRVRHRGGDGDAGEGEGDEGEVFCINSGSCLEAAYETTEKQREFLRTRYAELFRAVLESQGGGAANRKGRKAKRPREDDEHIIAEARTKSEDAEEGRPMQEAVKKDGTKTEARSRAAVESRGTTSCEAEVDALGQEDGGRRDENEEPRIAYYHRSVKNEPENGLFLTSVASARGVMPFSSSADASSTSPFSSFSASQALEATGEDGGANGAEMQRNACARERDLSRETAAQRGRLASSASSALLPPLSSSSLSSSCPSADHSRQPQPSFAALSSASISRPSSLGAGESSLPSPGASAASLPLAFAAAGGLEGAVFEVVSLARMRRVVGDASDVLLSVCPPELRQWLVEVHAGTKEEFLRVVGEGRRVAAAKAEIGERKAPIAAADTSPEKRARAGEVNRRDATGRQAETWICE, from the exons ATGCTTGTCAACGCGGCTGAGCTCCCGCCACTCaagaaggccgcaggcgaggcgcgcaagaAGCCTGAGAGATGGAGACCCATTGATAGGAAACCGTGGAAAgcaaagagaggagagggagaagaatGCGTCGCGGATATGGG gcgagaagaagacggaagcgagaagaggagagaggcgaggagaagagagaagcgagaagcgagaggaaggagaagagaccAAACGATGGAGggaagaaggacgaggagCTCGGGGAGCCTGGacgccctgcggcgtcttctctttggatgcgtgtctgctgcgccttcctcgggcgacagccgcgggtGGCAGCGCAAAGTTCTCTTCGTGACAGGCGCAG gcctcagcgtcgccagcggcgttCCTCTGTAtcgcgccgcgtctgtcgGCGAGGAAGTCTCTTCCATAAGGCGAAAGCGCAGACGCcccagcgcggcggaggcgccctcAGAAGCCTCTCGCagagcgcccgcagcggcgccgcgcagcgggcgaagccgcgcgcgagagagaggctttcgcgaggccgagggcgccggAAAGACGCCACGGGAGAAGGGCGCAGATGCGCAGAGTTCGAGAGACCTTCCTGCAGTCGTCtggcgagaagaaggggaaggcgcgcgagtgcgcagggctgcggacggcaaggcagaagagcgaactgcgggcgcgcacgcgcgaggcatGGCGGCTACAGAATGGGGTACCATATCGGCGTTTCggcgcgagaaagagaaatg GTTTTCTGCCTTTTGGTACCGCGCACACGACCCGAGACTCTTTCGGCGGGCGTTTCCCTCGCCCGGGCACTTCGTTCTCgcctttctcctcctctcaCGGCCTTCATccgttcttcttctcacGCAGAATGTCGATGGTCTACAGCACGTCGCGTTGTGCATTTTGCGCGAGAAACTCGCCAGCCAGGTCTCGAGAGCGACGCTCCATGGAGAGAGGACGctgtgcggcggagacagacacagCGTTGCGTGtgaagagggcgaagagaaggaagaagaaggcagcggagctcCTTCGAAACGAGTCTctgagcgaggagaaggaggaggagtgGTCAGCCACGGAAGGCCGGAGGGGGCTGCGAAATTGGCGTGCGGAGATGGGATCGCGATGAAGGAAGTGAAGGGCGtagcggctgcagcctcccAGACAGATCCACTGTCGACTCTCCCCACTGCATTCaatctttcctcttctcctccgcctttccccccccgcc CCGTGCCGAGAGATGTTTGGGtcagcctcgcgccgcgcgggggctGGTGGAGCCCAaccgcgctggcgcaggggCGACACGAGAACGGAGAcagggccgcggagggcgacgcctggagagaagacgcgcagaacGTTTTCGAGCTGCATGGGTCGATGTACGGCTACAGGTGCTCGGGGGTGCctccgacgcgggcgccgcgggcgcggactcCGCTCTCAACGCGCCACGCGGGGAGAAGCCCAGAGggaggcaggagacgcgagacgcacgcgggagatggaagcgaggcggaagcggcgctcCACGTGGAGACCGgcctgtctccgtcgtcggCAACTCCCACAGCCGAGGCCCCTCTCGCGGACtcgagggaggaagaaaaccAGGCGCGGCAAGACGAAGTTGACTGCATCCATCGCTTTCACGTCGCTCTCGAGGAGGCTCAGGTGGTATGGCGGCTGCACACGCctaggggggggggtgtgaCGCGAGCCAAGGCCGATGTCGGCGGCAACGAGAGTCcgcgcgacgaagacggTCGCGGAGCTCttgcaggcgaagaagaaggaaacttGCGCGCGCCGGGTGACCGCAGAGCCGCCGGTGCCGCCGAGGGCagtcggcgcggagaggtggggcctgcgcaggcggcgcgggcgacgccggtgcctttcttctcgtctctcgcggtTCTTccagctgtctccgcggactctggcggcgccgcgcccttgTCTCTCGgctcgccccccgcgcgtGAGCCGCGACCCTCGACTCTCCTTCCGCTCTGCCCTACCTGCGGGTCGCTCTGCGTGCCTCTATGTCTGTGGTTCGACGAGAccctcttcgtcgcgccgcaccgcgccttcgagacgcccgcggctttctcgcgggccttcttcttcctcgcaggCCTCCACAGGCGGCATGCAGCCCAGAAGGTCGTCGGGAGCGACGCAACAGAAACGCGGCCGCGTTCCTCCCTCCCCGAGGtctcggctgcctcgccgaACTCCGCACACcgaagcggctgctgcgacaACGCGGGAATCGAGAgggcagaaggcgcagaggacgctgGTCAAGCACCGCCGAAaggaagcggcgacgcggtAGGCGGCGGGTTGGCGGACGTGAAGGGCGCACTCTGTGGTCTTCTCGGCGCGACAGGCGGGCGAACAGCGCAggacagaggcggcgcgtctcctcgggcgtcctcggcgcctcctcaactcgcgggcgacgcgtccCTTCTGGatctcgacgcgcgcgcgcctgcgctggtGTTCATCGGCACCTCCTTCAGCACCGCCTCCACGGACTGGCCTGCGCTTCTccacgccgaggcgctcgacgcgagacggctcttcggcgcccaGCTGCTCAGGCTGCACGAGCGTctcgaggaggccgcagctgcagacggcggGGAAGCGGAAGCTGGAGTCGCAGATCGGGGAAGGGAGGGAGCGAGCGAGCGacagggcggcgcagcggcgggcagcctccccccccctgcggtctgcggcggaggcagacagcgcgTCGCAAACAAGCGTGTACGGcaccgaggcggagacggggacgcgggcgaaggcgaaggcgacgagggagaagtgTTTTGCATCAATAGCGGAAGTTGCCTCGAAGCGGCTTacgagacgacggagaagcagcgagaaTTCCTCCGCACGCGCTACGCGGAGCTCTTCAGGGCGGTTCTCGAAAgccagggcggcggcgcggcaaaCCGGAAAGGTCGAAAAGCGAaacggccgcgcgaggatgATGAACACATCATagcagaggcgcggacgaAAAGCGAAGAtgcagaggaaggccgcCCGATGCAAGAGGCGGTGAAGAAGGACGGGACAAAGACCGAAGCCAGAAGCAGAGCCGCCGTCGAGTCGAGGGGGACAACAAGCTGCGAAGCGGAAGTCGACGCCCTAGGACAGGAGGACGGCGGAAGGAGAGATGAAAATGAAGAGCCTCGTATCGCGTATTATCACCGTTCGGTCAAGAACGAGCCTGAAAATGGGCTCTTCTTGACctccgtcgccagcgcccgcggcgtgatgcctttctcttcctccgcggatGCCTCATCAACGAGCCCGTTTTCTTCATTTTCCGCTTCccaggcgctcgaggcgactggcgaggacggaggcgcgaATGGAGCTGAGATGCAGCGAAACGCGtgtgcgagagagagagacctCTCACGGGAGACCGCCGCACAGCGGGGGCGGcttgcgtcttccgcgtcgtctgcgctgctgccgccattgtcttcgtcttccctctcttcttcctgtcCCTCCGCTGACCATTCGCGTCAGCCGCAgccctccttcgcggccctttcctccgcctcaATTTCACGTCCTTCGTCGCTGGGGGCGGGCGAGTCTTCTTTGCCGTCCccgggcgcctctgccgcgtcgcttccgctcgcgttcgcggcggccggagGCTTGGAAGGCGCGGTTTTCGAagtcgtctcgctcgcgcgcatgcggagagtcgtcggcgacgcgagcgacgtGCTGCTCTCGGTCTGTCCGCCGGAGCTGCGGCAGTGGCTCGTCGAAGTCCACGCAGGGACGAAAGAAGAGTTCCTACGCGTGGTAGGAGAggggaggcgcgtcgcggcagccAAAGCAGAAATCGGGGAACGAAAGGCGCCCATCGCAGCGGCGGACACGTCTCCCGAGAAGAGAGCTCGAGCTGGAGAGGTCAACAGACGGGATGCGACAGGCAGACAGGCGGAGACTTGGATCTGCGAGTGA
- a CDS encoding B9 domain-containing protein (encoded by transcript BESB_076130) has translation MPPEQSQPHAEDAPSSSAQQAPEGRSPPRRASGGAAATAGLEAALASVSPSSGVRKKKKGAHAAHPSAKQEPDEVPPNPSAYAASLRAEKGSRSDSAQPQVPGAQTPSACASSAERRLVAADRPPNPPTAAPAPEALLRSQGGSSRQPLQPLPSAQAAEGLSSRVACGSPPFSHTAATEAPPPKFARMPSRTSETGAGVPPALAPSLLLAAFQPPAQQNAFLANQGSTEAEIHFIGELEAGCGFQTSDGVFCEISFEAGNHWLSLCKAAERSHQTQTAYGSVGDVYLWNHPIDLHYAVSSVVGWPRCRVSVWKLTSLGSIENRRLLGRRVDLTDMGVLDARIGERMKLTTRTSGSVKFSVDVIMRNFEFHGFSTSSAFPAASLATPPPPPAALSLPPLPSTPEAVAARPQPPQTPRSPSLASLALYEEAQRSLRGEKLHSARADSGASCWRYAPSERSNLESERGTVATREAKALFRSASRPHGDLAGERKRQ, from the exons ATGCCGCCTGAGCAGTcgcagccgcacgcggaggacgccccgagcagctctgcgcagcaggcgcccgaGGGGCgatcgcctccgcggcgtgcctcaggcggggcggccgccACCGCAGGCCTCGAGGCGGCTTTGGCTTctgtctcgccctcctcagGAGTgcgcaagaagaagaagggagcGCACGCCGCCCATCCGAGCGCGAAGCAGGAGCCCGACGAGGTCCCTCCAAATCCGTCGGCCtacgcggcgtcgctccgcgccgaGAAGGGCTCCAGAAGCGACTCTGCGCAGCCCCAGGTGCCgggggcgcagacgccgagcgcgtgcgcctcctcagcggaACGTCGACTGGTCGCCGCCGACCGGCCGCCGAATCCGCCGACAGCTGCTCCCGCGCCTGAGGCTCTGTTGCGGTCgcagggcggcagcagccgccagccccttcagcctctgccgagtgcgcaggccgcggaggggctCTCGTCTCGAGTCGCGTGCGGGTCGCCGCCCTTTAGCCACACTGCAGCCAcagaggcgcctcctccgaaGTTCGCGAGAATGCCGAGCCGTACGAGCGAAACTGGTGCCGGAGTGccccccgcgctcgcgcccagtctgctgctcgccgcgttTCAACCGCCCGCCCAGCAgaacgccttcctcgccaACCAGGGAAGCACAGAGGCGGAA ATTCACTTTATCGGCGAGCTCGAGGCCGGCTGTGGCTTTCAGACGTCTGACGGAGTCTTTTGCGAGATTTCCTTCGAAGCGG GAAACCACTGGCTCAGTCTGTGCAAAGCGGCGGAGCGTAGCCACCAGACGCAGACAGCTTACGGCAGC GTCGGCGACGTGTACCTGTGGAACCACCCCATCGACCTCCACTACGCAGTTTCGTCTGTCGTCGGCTGGCCTCGGTGTCGCGTCTCCGTCTGGAAGCTCACGAGTCTCGGGAGCATCGAAAATC GGCGTCTCTTGGGGCGGCGCGTAGATCTGACAGATATGGGTGTGTTAGACGCGCGCATCGGCGAGCGGATGAAGCTGACGACGCGCACCAGCGGCAGCGTGAAGTTCAGCGTCGACGTGATCATGCGGAACTTTGAGTTTCACGGTTTCTCCACGAGCTCGGCCTtccccgctgcctcgctcgctacccctccgccgccgcctgccgccctttcgctgcctcctctcccgaGCACGCCcgaggcggtcgccgcgcgtccgcagccgccgcagacgccgcgttcTCCATCcctggcgtcgctcgcgctgtacgaggaggcgcagaggagtctgcgaggagagaagctgcACAGCGCGAGAGCTGACAGCGGAGCTTCCTGCTGGCGCTACGCGCCCAGCGAACGCTCAAAtctcgagagcgagcgcggcacGGTGGCGACCCGCGAAGCCAAGGCGCTGTTTCGAAGCGCAAGCCGCCCCCACGGCGACCTCgctggagagaggaagcgccagtga